GATATGGCTTGAGAGATTCGATTTCTGGAACGATGGCTTGCCATGCAAACGAAAGTTCAGCCGTTGTTGCATATAACTCCAAAATGAGCCACCGTATGTACCGGGGGTCATCTGTTAGGTCAAGGCCAATCTGCAACACCAAAAGGCCGACAGCTTTGCGGAATGCAGTGACAGTATCTCGGCAGCATTCTACCAGTCCACGACAAACAGCAGGAGAGGGTACTGTTTTTTGACTAACATCATCAAATCGATCAAGAGAACGGATGAGATGGAGCATATTGACGTTGGCGGGATCAAGAACTTTTTTGAATATAGAAGAAAGACGTTCGTCCGCTCCTTGATGCACATAATGCTCCAATGTTTGATACAATTGACCCATTGCAAACAGAATCGTTCTCGCAGAATCGAGTAGACTTAGTAATGACTTCGGCAGATTCTGATTCATTACTATCATTGAAGAGCGATGAAAATATGAATTCCTTTCGGCAGTCACATATGGCGGAGTGACGGGCTCTGCGTGAAGTTCTGCTGGATACATGGATGATGGATAATTGTGCGGACTAGATGACGAGGCTGAGTCATGACGAATCGGAATGGGCGGAGGTAACTGCGAGTCGATGAACAGTTTCGACAGATTCGGGATGCGCGATGGTAACCTGTCTTCCGGTGAGGTCCCTGTTGATTTTGAGCTTTTTGGAAGTTTTCGAAGATCAGGCATGCTCTTCTTCCCCACGACGGATCCCTCTGATGATTTACGAAGAGTGCTTGCATAAGATGTGGTTCGATTGTGCGTTATGCCATCCTGTTCCGCGTGTCCATGATACAAAGTCGTTTCGACTGGGGATGATGCATAGAAATTGTCCAAGATAGCGTCTCTAGAAATGCCTGAAGAAGACGAGCCAAAATTGTCGGCATAATTTGGGCCATCTTTTAGTCTCAGTTTGatatggctttgttcttCAACTCCGCTGCGGGAGGATTCAATGATTGAGGATATAGATGTATTCGAATCAATCGAAAATGACCTTGCATGGGGAGTTGGAGTTGCATCTGAATAATCATGAGCGGGGAATTGCCAGGGTCTATATAATATGTTGAGAACGTGTGTAACTCTAGGAGAGCAAACGAAGACAGACCGTTCATCTTCCCATTCAGGTCTCTCGCCATACCCAGAGTCGTCGTATTCCTTCCCCATCACACCATCTGATTCTATCCAATTAAAAAGACCTTGAATTGCATCCTTTCCGTTGGCGATGTCTTGAAGAGCAAAAGAATGAATTACAGCTCTGGGTGGCCATTCCATTGGGTTACGATCAATTTGAAAGACCTCGAGTTTCTTGAATTGGGTTATGTAGGAAGGAAGCCTCGTGATTTTGTTTCGAGACAATGAAAAGACCTTTGTTACGGGTTAGTAAATAGTATGTGTATGCCGGGGTGGGCGCACCTGAAGTCGAGTCAAGTTTCCCGGATACGTGGGCAAGCTTTTGATTCTGTTGTGACTTAGATCTAAGGTATCGAGCGAAGGAAGAAGAGTTAACTAAGGGGCCATGCCACTTGTTACGATTGTTTAAAAGTGGTATAGTGAGTAGGTACGCACCACGTCCGGGAATGCGGTAAAACTATTGTGTTTCAGATTTAGGTATCGCAACTTGGTGAACAGAGCAAATTCTGGCGGAAGTGTTGTTAGACGATTATGCCCTAGAGCAAGCCTAAAAGGAGGCAATTAGGTGGGGGTATACGATTGAGGGGAAGGCCGCATGTCTCTTACCTCTCTACCAAAGACCCAGAGTTATGGCGGTCATACTGCCCTGCGTCAACAAGTTCTTTGGCTTCCCGCGAGCCAATTTCTGATACGGCCAACTTGGAAAGGATGATTGTAACACCATCGTCAGATGAGCGTTTCAAGGCATCGGTGATTTGGACAGAACTGAGCGGTTTCGTGAATGTCGATGGTTTccggtcgtcgtcgtcctgaGTCTGCATTTAGCAAGGGCAACTAATTGAGAAAACGAGGTGGTGAAGTCGCAAACGCAGGTCTTGCATCAACGTGCCCTACAGTGCGGCGCGGCGACCCTGTTCCACTTTAGCGGCCAGTAGCCCTATAGGTGATCCGTGAGTGAAGAGGCTCGGCTGGACAGAGCGTGCTTCTGACTAGATTCCCAACTAAACGATCAAACAAAAGAAATAACGAAGCTGCGCGTGTGTGTCGATAACAAAGGGATGGTAACCCAAGCGTTACAGTCGTGGGGTGAAACCCAAAGATCAGCCTCAGTCCGAACTTGCAACAATTTACATTTGTTAGGCCACATAAAGTGGTAACAACCATCCCCAAGTGGCAATTTCCTAAACCACATAAGCACCTACATGACCTATGAAGTCTTCAAACCTCATTGACAAACAGACTCCAAAACAAGACAAGAAATTCCTTTGCTTTTACTGACACAACCATTTTTATAAAATTTTATTCAGGCTGGACAAATTGCTTGTGACTATATCTGCATTATATGCTCTGTCTAGAACTAAAACCATATCGAAAAGGAAAAACTGGTCGTTTCGCTTCTCATGGCATGCCACCAACCTGGAGGAAAAAAGAGAATGTCCCCAGGCCCCAGCGTAGCGGTCATAGATATCGGGGTGACATTTTTGTGAAAATCCGAAAAAACCATATCTTTTGGAGCGCCGCCAAATACGTCGACCGCTGAGGTGTTTCCCATGGATGGATTATTATTCTTATCCATGGTTCGATGCGAGTTTGTATAACTCGACACGGGATGCATGAAGGGCGTAGCGGAGGGAGGGGCCAACCATACTGATTTGTAACCTACAACTTGCACTGAAGAAGGATTGACACTTGAGCACAAAACGCGGATAAGTATCATACCATAGAAATTGTAATAAGGATCCTATATTGCATCGCCTCTGAATTGCGCCAACGCCAAATCATGTTTGTGATCACGTACCGTATGCGCGGGTGACATCGTTCCCTCAGGGCCCAGCCATGTATTAAACAGAAGGTTGTCTTCGCTGACAGGTTGACGATATTGCGGGTAGTCTGAGGATGTTAGAGACGCGTATACATAATCCGGGATACAAATATCATCTCGAAGTGAAGGAAATTGTACGGTAAGATCGTGTTGCGCCAAGTAAAAAATATCACCAGAGAAATCTGAGGTAGGTTGATCCTCGAGATTCAACGTCGACAAAAATTCGTCCCAAGGCATGATTTTTTGTTTCCAGTTCTCAGATCGATAATCATCACCTATCTCCACAGGTACGACACGCCCAGGGCCGGATATTGACCGAAGATAAGCTGCAGATCGCCAGGGCCGTTCTTCCATTGCGGGCCAATCGCGAGCATAATCGCGCAAAATAAAAGGTGATTTCGATGACACTAACTGGAAGGACAAAAAGGAGGGAGGAACGATGCTGGGAACTGTGTCTTCTTTGTAGTTGGTTTTGAAGTAGTCGCATTTCTGAACCGAAACGCCTGAGGCTCTAAACGCGGTCTCCTGACCTATTTTTGCTTGGATACCACGAATCAAATGCAGAATGAGATCAAGTTTTCCAGGTGCTCCtgcgatgatgatggcgTGGTCCAGCGACGAGATGGCTTCGTGGAACTGCAGTAAGTCACATAGTATAATAGCGCGAAGTATACAACAAATGGTATATATGTTGCGGAGTGTATTCAACTCGGTAGGCGAGGAAAGTCGCATGGAATTATGGGCAGTGTTCATGAGTTGCAGCAACTGGGCTGGCCAGGACTCATGGAAACGCCCTTGCGCCACGCCGGAAGCAACTTGGTCAAGCAATATGCAATCGTTATTTGCGCGAACTGAAGAGAGACAGAGTGAGCAGAAAAAGAGTTGGGACAAGGTAAAAGATGGACATATTTACATTGCAGATGTTGCAGTTCGTCTGCAAGAGAGGATGCGACGGAATGGGTTTGCATTGATACTAGTGTCGAGAGAAGCGAAGGCGGAAATGAAGGAGAGAGGCTATATTTGGACAGCAGTGACTGTCACGGTGTTGAGTCACAGAACATGAGAGGAGATTTAAAGGCGAGCGCTCCTCTCTGAAAATCCCCCCGTAAACAACTCCAAATACACTCCGTCCTTTTAATCAAAGCCACCGATCGTTTCCGGCCCGGTTTGCCAGTCAGGCATGACTTCAAGGCAAGTCTTTCCTCGAGTTTCTCTCAATACACTTTCAAACTCTGCACTATAGGTTGGACAGGCTCCTCCTACTATTAGATACAGGCTCCAGTCCCTCAGTGAGGAACACCGCCGCAAAGCAGCTCGCTCAGTTAGCCGTAAAGAGCGTCATCAGTGATGTTACCATTGTAGAGGACGACATTAAGGCGGGCACAAGCCGCCATCAGATACCCCTAAACGATAGCCCTGCGTGGGCAGAGCTCCTGGCTGTTGTTGCAAGAGTGCGTGTCCGACGTGATTTACTGTATTTCGACAGCCCACATTGACTTGTGCGTAGATAATTCCATTTTTGCATTCAAAATCCTACGAATCTCGCACCGCCGCGTCCGTCGCTCTTTCCCAGATCTTTTCCCTGGTTCCTGTATGGGAACCATCGTGTACCAGtgacgagaaaaaaaaaccagaGTCGGTACCTCTGACTGCCCCTGATTTTCCCAATTTCTCTGTCAAGGAGTTAATCCTTCAAGGAAATCTACTTCTTGCCTCGTCGGGTAAAGAATTCGTAAAACCGGCTGGTATATTGTCAAGTAGTCTGGAAGtcaaaaaggcaaaaaaagaTGCGATGGCGCGTTTAGGACTGGAGTTTCTTGAAGATGAGATGGATTTAGAAAAAGAATTTGCAGCAGAAATGGACGTTGATACTGAAGATCCAGTCACTACGAACTCGAACGACGCCACAATGGTTCCAAATGCCGGAGAATCTGCTCTTTCTTCACCAATGGATATATGCCCCCCGGAAGCAGCCTCTGCCAAAGATCCCTCTCCCTCTACACGCTCGGTTACTCCCACTATTCCATCTCCATCCACCCCAAATATTCCTGAGTTGGATACTTCTGCCCTATCTGCCCGCGAACGAAATCGTCTGAAGCGGAAGCGGAAACCAGGCAATTCTGCTTTCGTTGCTCCACCTCCGCAAACATCAGGTTCTCGTTATGCCGCAGCGGCCAGCGGAACATCGAACAAGTAGGCTTCCTCCCATTGTAATTGTCTCGATAACAACTAACTTTCACAATGTTCAGGGCACGCCTCATCAATGCAGAAGAAAAGACTGCGCCAAACTCTCGTTTATCCAGTCCGAGCTTGGGTGTTGCGGCAGATAAAGTTGTTATTGACCCTTCGAAAGGAGGAGCAATCTCCCCGAAGTCTGCTAAACAGTCAAAAGCGCTTGAAGTAGAAAATGGCGTATGGATATGGGATGGCGTAGCCAAAGTTCTAGAGGTAGACCTATTTAGTGCGTCTTGGGAGGTTCGTCATGGCGCTGCAATGGCTCTACGTGAATTACTTAAGCTGCAAGGGAAATGCGGCGGTATGCGCAGTCAGTTTGGTTATCTTGCTTCTCACTTTTGTATTGCTAATATCCAGATAGATGACCTTTCGCAGGAAGAAAATGGAATAGCTCATGAAAAGTGGTGCAATGACCTTGCTGCCAAATTTCTTTGCATATTCGTCCTAGACAGATTTAGTGATTTTGTCTCCGATCAAGTTCGTATGGAAAATCATATTATTGTGAAATTTCATTGACTTGGTCAACAGGTGGTTGCTCCTGTCCGAGAAACAGTGTCGCAAACTTTAGCCTCACTCCTAATCCATATGCCTCATCGCTCTCTTCTCCATGTTCATTCCGTTCTACTGCAAATGATTCGTCAGAATTTTGTAATTGACGATGACAATAAAGTATCTAAAGACGCTGACAGACAGCACATCTGGGAAGTCCGTCATGCTGGCCTGCTTGGGATCAAGTACGAAGTTGCTGTCCGCAGCGATTTGTTTGACGAGCCTTTTGTCAAAAGCGAAGACGAGGCTGAGTTGGTTGGCGGGAAGGGAATACTACGAGGTGTGGTTGAGGCAGCAATTCTTGGGTACGTTTCTCATTTCCTTTCAAGGTGTCATTTATTAATGTATACAACTTAAAGCCTTGGAGAtcgtgatgatgatgtcagATCGGTTGCAGCATCGTGTTTATTACCAGTTGCTGAACATATCGTTCAGCAGCTCCCCGAATCACTGGAGGATATCATGATCGTCCTGTGGCGATGCCTCTGCGAAATGAAAGATGATCTTAGTTCAAGTGTGGGGGTTGTTATGGATTTACTCGGTTAGGGGCATTCTCCTTTGAGTCGATTCGTTCTTCTCAACGTTCTTCTAGGCAAACTCGTAGCATACAAGCAAGTTATTGATATACTGGCCCAAGAAAATGTTTCGTAGGTCCGACCCTTCTTATAATCGGACGCCACTGATTAGTTCTTAGACTTCCTCTTTCGACACTAGCCCAAActctctttcccttcttccgTCATACGATTCCCAATGTGCGGTTAGCCGTGGTGAAAACACTTGATTCATTCATGGTGGTATCTTCTCTTCCAAAAGATTGGGTTGCAACGCCATTTATGTGCCTATTGTTCCAAAATATGATATGCGAGGAACGAGAAGATATCCGCGACGCTAGTATATCAGCCTGGCAAACAGCTTTAACTATCTTAGCTGACTGTCCTGGAAGGATGGAGAATGTAGTCACTCAGAAACTGATTTTGGATTGGTATTCAGTCATGATGACCCCCCTTGGAGGTGCCATTGATGTATCATCGTTTTACAATCCTTCCCCTAGCCAAGATGGCGCTGTCGCTCCCGAACGTCATAACGTGGATAAAAACATGCTGACACAAGATTTATCTCTTATCACAATCGAAGTCACACTGAAGGCAAGAATCGCATCTGCAACTGCCCTTGCATACCTGATGAACTTCTGGCCAGTGAAGGTATGCTATTTTCTGCGTCTATATCAACATACTCACATCACAACTTAGCAGAGTCCAATAGACCAAACTTTCGGGCCTATTCTTTTGCATTATATCGAATCTTCCAGCATGCTGCAACGTTTTCTGTCCGCGATTGTCGCAGAAGAATGGGCAAGGAAGTACACGGAAAAACCCAAATCCGAAACATCACGACCACTTCTTCTCGAAATATCAATGGCAAAGGAAATAACTCATAAGACTCTTGCCTGGCTTCAAGGCAATCCTCCTTTAGTTTACTATGAGATGGCCTTTGCGCTAAGTCGCATCCACTCGGACTGTTCGGCTTTACTTCAAATGTTCTCTACCGATTGCAAACTACCTATGTCAAGTATCCCTTCTTTGGGCCGAGAAGTTGACGTTTCGGGGTCAAATACATCCCGCGACTCTTTTACGATCAACAAGGCTCATGAAGCCATTGGGCCGATTTACACGCAACTGAAAGACCGTCTTGGAAGAACCCGAAAAAAAGAGCTTTTGGCTATGGGCGAAAAGCGACAAGCTATCGTGGCTAACATCGAGCGATACAACGAGGTGAAAATCCAACATGATATACGGGTTTCTGCAGCATTTGCTTCTGCATTCGTCGCTTTCAAAAGTGTTCCCGATAAGGTCAGCCCAGTAGTGAAAGGTATCATGAATGGTATCAAGGTACGTGTTTGCGTGTCCTCGAAATGGGAATATCATTGTCATGAATACTTTAATACAATAGAACGAAGAGAATCCGGATTTACAGAAACGATCGGCTGTCGCTGTGGCATCTTTTGTGGAATTCTGTGTAGAGAACAAAATTTCACAACCACCTGACAAGATCGTGAAGAATTTGTGCACCTTCCTTTGCCAGGATGTTGAACAGACACCAACGTTTGCATATAACTGCAAAACCATTGATGCCATTTTGTCATTCCAAATTTCGAATGTATCTGCATCCACCAAGTCCGGTAAAGATTTGGGCGGTGAAAAGGATCGACAAGACTCTGAAAAGCAGCAAGAAGCCAAGAAAGCTCGACTAGCTAGACGAGGAGCTGGACTAGCTTTCCAACAGTTATCTTTGAAGTTTGGCTCTCAGTTGTTGAAGGCAATTCCGAACATGTGGCAATCAATGGCTGGCGGACTGTTAAGTGCTTGCCAGACAGGTGCGTTGTGAGGTTTGTCTACGGTGCATTTTTGATCATGCAGCTATTATTTCAGAATCCCCCAAAGAATCCGACCTCTTGATAGAAAAACAGCACGGTCAAGACGTCATTGATTCTCTGAGCGTTCTTGAAGATGTCATACCTACATTTCATGAAGAGCTCTGGCCAAACCTTCATGCCCTCTTCCCCATGATTGATCTCCTCCTGCAGAGCCGTTTTGCCATTATCAGACAGGCTGCTGCCCGTTGCTTCGCTACCATATGTGACTTGATGACTCCGGAGGCGATGCTCTATGTGATTGAGAAGATTATTCCACTCCTGCAAGATCCATTGGTATTGACGAATCGACAAGGTGCAACAGAATTAATTTATCGTCAGTGCTGCACATCTCTTTCCATTAGCGCATTAAATCCACGGTTTCTTAGATATTGTGAATCACCTTGACATCAAAGCTCTACCATACGTTATTTTTATGGTGGTTCCTGTACTTGGAAGAATGAGCGATCAAAATGAAGCTATTCGATCTACAGCGACCAATGTCTTTGCTTCATTGGTAAAAATGGTGCCGTTAGAGGTGTGTGGAATGGCCTAGCGCTCAATATAACTGACTTCATGTATCCCAACAAGGCTGGATTACCCGATCCACCTGGATTCCCGGAAGAACTTCTCAAACGCCGTGATACAGAGCGAGAATTTCTTGGCCAACTACTGGATGGTTCTAAAGTCGAGCAATACAATATACCGGTGCCAATTAAAGCGGAATTGAGGAAGTACCAACAAGACGGTGTTAACTGGTTGGCATTCCTCGCGAAATATCAGCTTCACGGTATTCTTTGCGATGGTAATACAATATTCACAACTTGGTTGTTATTTTCTTACTTACAACTGATAGATATGGGCCTCGGTAAAACCCTCCAATCAATTTGCATTTTGGCCAGCAAACATTTCGAAAGGGCTCAAAAATACAAGAACACCAAATCTCCCGACGCTGTACACCTACCGTCTCTCATTGTCTGTCCACCTACATTGACAGGACATTGGTACTATGAAATCCAAAAATATACCGATGGATTGCGTCCTATTTTGTACACCGGAAACTCAAGAGAACGGGCACGCCTGCTCGCAAAATTGCCGTCGTATGATGTTGTAGTCACCTCCTATGAAGTGGTACGCAACGATATTGCCAACCTTGAAAACATGAAATGGCTCTATTGTATCTTGGACGAAGGTCACGTAATCAAAAACTCTAAAACAAAATTAACAAAAGCTGTTAAAAACGTTCAAGCTCAACATCGCCTAATCTTATCTGGGACCCCCATCCAAAATAACGTGCTTGAGTTGTGGAGTTTATTCGACTTCCTCATGCCTGGATTTCTTGGTACAGAAACTTCATTTAACGAACGCTTTGGCAAACCTATCCTTTCGAATAGAGATGGAAAATCGAAAAATGGAGAAGCAGGTGTGTAGGATCAGTCCACTCACCCTTAACAACACTCTTATTATTTGCAACAGCTGCGTTGGCTTTGGAAGCACTTCATAAACAAGTGCTTCCATTTTTGTTGCGTCGGTTGAAAGAAGATGTTCTCAATGACCTTCCTCCAAAAATCATTCAAGACTATTATTGTGACCTGTCTGAGTTGCAGAAAACTCTCTATGATGACTTCGCCAAATCAAAAGCCGGTACTTCCGCGGAGAGCACTGTTAGCGCTCAGAACAGTGGATCTGAG
This Psilocybe cubensis strain MGC-MH-2018 chromosome 3, whole genome shotgun sequence DNA region includes the following protein-coding sequences:
- a CDS encoding JmjC domain-containing protein D; this translates as MNTAHNSMRLSSPTELNTLRNIYTICCILRAIILCDLLQFHEAISSLDHAIIIAGAPGKLDLILHLIRGIQAKIGQETAFRASGVSVQKCDYFKTNYKEDTVPSIVPPSFLSFQLVSSKSPFILRDYARDWPAMEERPWRSAAYLRSISGPGRVVPVEIGDDYRSENWKQKIMPWDEFLSTLNLEDQPTSDFSDYPQYRQPVSEDNLLFNTWLGPEGTMSPAHTVRDHKHDLALAQFRGDAI
- a CDS encoding TATA-binding protein-associated factor mot1: MQSLFARTEERQSEQKKSWDKVKDGHIYIADVAVRLQERMRRNGFALILVSREAKAEMKERGYIWTAVTVTVLDRLLLLLDTGSSPSVRNTAAKQLAQLAVKSVISDVTIVEDDIKAGTSRHQIPLNDSPAWAELLAVVARIIPFLHSKSYESRTAASVALSQIFSLVPVWEPSCTSDEKKKPESVPLTAPDFPNFSVKELILQGNLLLASSGKEFVKPAGILSSSLEVKKAKKDAMARLGLEFLEDEMDLEKEFAAEMDVDTEDPVTTNSNDATMVPNAGESALSSPMDICPPEAASAKDPSPSTRSVTPTIPSPSTPNIPELDTSALSARERNRLKRKRKPGNSAFVAPPPQTSGSRYAAAASGTSNKARLINAEEKTAPNSRLSSPSLGVAADKVVIDPSKGGAISPKSAKQSKALEVENGVWIWDGVAKVLEVDLFSASWEVRHGAAMALRELLKLQGKCGGMRNDLSQEENGIAHEKWCNDLAAKFLCIFVLDRFSDFVSDQVVAPVRETVSQTLASLLIHMPHRSLLHVHSVLLQMIRQNFVIDDDNKVSKDADRQHIWEVRHAGLLGIKYEVAVRSDLFDEPFVKSEDEAELVGGKGILRGVVEAAILGLGDRDDDVRSVAASCLLPVAEHIVQQLPESLEDIMIVLWRCLCEMKDDLSSSVGVVMDLLGKLVAYKQVIDILAQENVSLPLSTLAQTLFPFFRHTIPNVRLAVVKTLDSFMVVSSLPKDWVATPFMCLLFQNMICEEREDIRDASISAWQTALTILADCPGRMENVVTQKLILDWYSVMMTPLGGAIDVSSFYNPSPSQDGAVAPERHNVDKNMLTQDLSLITIEVTLKARIASATALAYLMNFWPVKSPIDQTFGPILLHYIESSSMLQRFLSAIVAEEWARKYTEKPKSETSRPLLLEISMAKEITHKTLAWLQGNPPLVYYEMAFALSRIHSDCSALLQMFSTDCKLPMSSIPSLGREVDVSGSNTSRDSFTINKAHEAIGPIYTQLKDRLGRTRKKELLAMGEKRQAIVANIERYNEVKIQHDIRVSAAFASAFVAFKSVPDKVSPVVKGIMNGIKNEENPDLQKRSAVAVASFVEFCVENKISQPPDKIVKNLCTFLCQDVEQTPTFAYNCKTIDAILSFQISNVSASTKSGKDLGGEKDRQDSEKQQEAKKARLARRGAGLAFQQLSLKFGSQLLKAIPNMWQSMAGGLLSACQTESPKESDLLIEKQHGQDVIDSLSVLEDVIPTFHEELWPNLHALFPMIDLLLQSRFAIIRQAAARCFATICDLMTPEAMLYVIEKIIPLLQDPLVLTNRQGATELIYHIVNHLDIKALPYVIFMVVPVLGRMSDQNEAIRSTATNVFASLVKMVPLEAGLPDPPGFPEELLKRRDTEREFLGQLLDGSKVEQYNIPVPIKAELRKYQQDGVNWLAFLAKYQLHGILCDDMGLGKTLQSICILASKHFERAQKYKNTKSPDAVHLPSLIVCPPTLTGHWYYEIQKYTDGLRPILYTGNSRERARLLAKLPSYDVVVTSYEVVRNDIANLENMKWLYCILDEGHVIKNSKTKLTKAVKNVQAQHRLILSGTPIQNNVLELWSLFDFLMPGFLGTETSFNERFGKPILSNRDGKSKNGEAAALALEALHKQVLPFLLRRLKEDVLNDLPPKIIQDYYCDLSELQKTLYDDFAKSKAGTSAESTVSAQNSGSEPAQQHIFQSLQYLRKLCNHPALVLKDNKEVIDSVFSQIGVPHGSSDLKDITHAPKLLALRQLLVDCGIGSAPTINTDNQKTELIDTSSENQSSFSQHRVLIFCQMKQMLDIIEADLFKAHMPSVTYMRLDGSTDASKRHAIVQTFNSDPSIDCLLLTTHVGGLGLTLTGADTVIFVEHDWNPMKDLQAMDRAHRIGQKKVVNVYRLITKGTLEEKIMGLQRFKLNIANSVVTQQNSQLASMDTDLVLDLFRRTSEEEDAIAAAKAKAKEQSGPATQKSILQGLEDLPAEDEYEGLDLSSFMGSLGR